Proteins encoded by one window of Halobaculum halobium:
- a CDS encoding DUF7410 domain-containing protein: MRGENGAGGDAGTDEVRRLDTATTTDARDPIADRYEVPPEATAFACPRCGRPFARERHRDLHLGQDHGDLGPDERAAYEAARDGETDNLRRFRIVSLGLLVLLYFGFLLLYAVAG, from the coding sequence ATGAGGGGCGAAAACGGAGCCGGCGGCGACGCCGGTACGGACGAAGTCCGCCGCCTCGACACCGCGACGACTACGGACGCGCGCGACCCGATCGCCGACCGCTACGAGGTGCCGCCCGAGGCGACCGCGTTCGCGTGCCCGCGCTGCGGTCGTCCGTTCGCCCGCGAGCGCCACCGCGACCTTCACCTCGGACAGGACCACGGCGACCTCGGGCCCGACGAACGCGCGGCATACGAGGCCGCCCGCGACGGTGAGACCGACAACCTCAGGCGATTTCGGATCGTCTCGTTGGGGCTGCTGGTGCTCCTGTACTTCGGGTTCCTGCTCTTGTACGCCGTCGCCGGTTGA